One region of Trichosurus vulpecula isolate mTriVul1 chromosome 1, mTriVul1.pri, whole genome shotgun sequence genomic DNA includes:
- the LOC118835647 gene encoding vesicle-associated membrane protein 3-like — protein sequence MSTSSPPASVDASGSSRRRQQAQNQVDEEVDMMRVSLDRVLERDQKLCELDNLADTLRAGASQFEMSVAKLKRNDYWWKNCKVWVILITTVIVIILVVEYFFMNSQ from the coding sequence ATGTCGACCAGCAGCCCTCCTGCTTCTGTCGATGCCTCTGGCAGCAGTCGCCGTCGTCAGCAGGCGCAAAACCAAGTCGATGAGGAGGTGGACATGATGCGAGTCAGTTTGGACAGAGTTCTGGAGCGAGATCAGAAACTTTGTGAGTTGGATAACCTCGCGGACACCCTGCGAGCAGGGGCCTCCCAGTTTGAGATGAGTGTGGCCAAATTGAAGAGGAACGACTACTGGTGGAAGAATTGCAAGGTGTGGGTGATACTAATTACCACTGTGATTGTCATCATCCTCGTTGTGGAGTACTTCTTCATGAACAGCCAGTGA